In Lewinellaceae bacterium, the genomic stretch CCGACATCAGGGCCAGGCGTATTTTATTTTCAAATGCTTTGTCGAGGTCTTTCAGTATCTCTTTCACGATCCGTAATTTATATACATCCGAACCCCATAGATGATGTGAAACAAGCCAAAACCGCAAGCCCAGATCCACAATCCATAACCTGGAAAAAACAGACCTGTCAGGCCCAGGATGATTTCCATTACGCCAAGGCCGAAGATATCCCGCAGGGTATATTTACTGGCGCCGACCAATGCCAGTCCATAGAAGATCAGCATCGTGGAAGGCACCAGGTACATCAGTCCGTTGAAAGCAAAGAACAGGCTTAAGATACCTCCGGAGAACAAGGGAATGGCCAACTGGATCAGAAGCTGACGAAAGTGGATATTCCAGATCGATTCTTTGTTCTTGCGGGCGCTGCGCAATGTGAACAACAGGGCTCCTGCCACCGCCAGTAATAAGGTGATGACGCCGAGTGCGATCAACTGGGTCAACTGGTCTGTTGACGAAGTTCCTGCCGCCTGCTCTCCGGGCATCAGCAGCAACGGTTCGATCCTTCCTGCCAGGTAAGCGGCCAACAGTCCAATGATGCCGGCAGTAATACCCGACAAGCCGCTCAATGATATGAACCGCGTCGATCGCTGCATGATCTCTCTGATCGCTTTCAGATCCTCGCGGTACCGGATTTGATCTTCCATTAGAAAGTACTTTGTATTTAAAAGTGAAATTACAATTATTTTGAGTCCCAAATGGAATAATGTACTTTGAAGGTGTAAAATTTTTAAGCCGGCGAGTAATCATAAGATCAGGAAATCCCTGATTTACGGACCTTGCGACGAGTTATTGTACTCCATCAGGTAAGTAGTCGGGCAATTTTGCATCATCCGGACCATAATTGCGGATCAGCTCACGGACCAGCATGCTGTACAGGCCTTCGTGTTTCATGGATACATCGTGTTCCAGGGGTACGTCCATACCGGGGATGAATCCATAAGCGCCAAAGCCCTCCACCAGTGCCTGATCCTTGCTGATAATGTGGATGGGAACAGCCGCCTCGGTAACTTTTCCGACACAGGGGTAATTCATACCCGGAGGTTGGTGGTCACCAACTAAAATGACCAGGCTATGGTCCGGAACAGTTTGCATAATGAACCGTGTAAATACTTCGATGGCGTAGCGAACACTTTCGAAATAACGTATCGACTCATGTTCGAAATCCAGGCTGCGGTCCGTGCCGGTAGGGTCGGTTTGGATGGTATCCAGCGCTTCCCATTGTTCCAGTACCGGAGGGACATGATGCCAGGGGCCGTGGGTGGTCATATTGATGCCAAAGACCAGGTAAGGCTGGTGGCTTTTGTCCAGGAAATTTTTGTCAAAATAATTCAGGGCATATTGATCCGGCATACCGCCAAAATAATCGTACTGATAGCCCTTATAAGGAATGTCTCTGTACTTTACCCAGTGATCGAAGGCATAAAACCGGTCTGCCAGTGAATAGGACAGGTCAGTGGAAGCATTTTGATTGGCCATGGTCTTGATGCGGTAGGTTTCATAGCCCTCATGTTCGAGATAGCGTACCAGATGCGGGTAATTGTATCCCGACTTAAGCAGTTTATTGAAAGTCAGGTGATTATCAATATGTAATCCGGTCAGTGCGGTTGTAAAGGATAGCCAGGAGCGGCCTCCCATGATGGGCGCTTCACTGTAGGAGGAATAGACGGTATATCCGGAATCTGCATAAATTTGACCGTATTGTTGCATCAGAGCGGTGTACAGTGGTTTCACGCGGTCCATGCATTTGGTGGTTGCCCCGTAACTTTCCACAAAAAGCAAATAGATGTTCGGGGGATGGGATAAACGGATATTATTGTACGCGTGTACCCTGGAAACGGCTTTTTCCGGGATCTGCAGACTATCCACCGGCTGCAGGCTACGGGCAATTTTTGGAGTGATCCACTGCAGGCTGCGATACCCGGCTTTGATCAGAGAGCTGTTATCGTAGTGATCGACCCCCAGGCTCATGAATAGCAGACCCACAAGGAGGGAGGAGGCTACCAGGATACGAGACCCCGGTTTTAAACGGTTCATTTGGTTTATCCAGAGGCGGAACCCTGCATAGAAGAGAGCGGCAAGCAGGACCAGTCCTAGTACAAATCCGATCATATTGCCCCAGGTGGCCAATCCAACCTGACCTAAAAAAACGGGAACTACCTCCCGGATCAGTGACAGATCATTGATCAGATTGGGATGCTCAAAGTAAAGATTGATCGAGATCGCATAATACGCCTGATAAATCCAGGTCAAGAGATACAGGATGGCTGGTATCCAGGCCAGGTATCTGATTTTCCCTGGAAGAGGTATGAGCAGCAGAGCAGCCCACAGCACGATAAATTCTCCCAGAATCCGGAACACGTCAGGATTGTCCCGGACGAAATATTGTTTGATCTCTCCCATGATGGAGGCTGGGGGCAGGGAGGATGAGGGCCAAAACGTGGCATGGGAATAATTCACCAGATAATCCGGAAGCCATAACAAACAGCTTAACACGATTCCGGTTAACCACACAATCCCCAATGAAATCCACGGTGAATACTTTTGTTTCATTCCCCTCAAGCTGATGCCAGACTCCGAATTATGGAACGGACAAACGAAAAAATAGCCAGGGCTACGACACCCGCCATCACCCCGCGGTACCAGCTAAATGCCATATAGAACGGACTGATCATCCCGATCATCAGCACCACGGCGATGGTACGGCCGACCGGATCCCTGCGCTCCGGCCTGGACCGGTCTTGGAGCCAGGGCAATGCCAGGAGAACATACAAATAACGCAGTAAACCTACGGCCAGGATCCAGGGAGGTAATAGCTGTGTATTAACCAATAACATACCGGAATACAACATAAACAATCCATCCGTTTCTTTGTCCAGATAGCCGCCGAGCAGGGAAGATTTATGGTCGATCCGGGCCCAGTAGCCATCCAGAATATCGAGTAATGCCAGGATCGTCAGGAACCCCCCCTGAAGCCAGGGATGCCAGGATGAGCCAAAAAGCAGGAGGACCGCCAGTCCGTCGTGACGCAAAAGCGTGACCCAATTGGCGCGTGAAGTCCCCCACCGGCTGTCTATCCAGAACGCATCCGGATTCCTGATAATGAGATCCAAAAAACTGACAATTCCTAATGTCACGACCGGCCATACTTTTCCACTCCAGGCGAAGAGTGTTGTTCCGGCCAGCATCATCCAGGCATGACGACGGACCCAATGATTGATGGATTCTGTAGGGTTAATGTGTAAGTCTGTTGAAATGGTTTATGATTTAATCAGGCTAATCCCGGTTGTCTGCTGGTTAAGCTATGAGTGAAAAGTCTAACTTCAGGTTCAGATTGTTTATTTTATCCATTGCGACAGCAATTGATGAAAGTGATGCACTCCTTTCTCCTGAGTTGCCGAAAACCTGCCGTATTCGTAAAGGCCGCTGTTGATACCTTGCTGGACTTTCTCCACGATGGCTTCATCCTCCAGCTCGGTCTGGTGGATTCCGGTACGGTGAAACGCCTCCGGATCGGCATCTTTCATCAGGTAGGTGTGGTAATGGATCCGCGTCAGTGTTGGCGTCTCGGGAGTCACCACATTCATGGACAGTCCCCATGGATAAAAATTGAACATCATGTTGGGAAAGACCCACCAATAAAAGGCGTAGACCTGCTTGTCTCCAAATGCATGGGAAGCCGGGATCGATAAATGAGGCTGATCCGGCCCGGCAATGCCGATCTGCAGATTGCTGTGGGGGAATAACCTGGTTTCATAGGATGGCATGTCCAGGTTGGCATTCAATCCCGGGTGGACGTAAGGCACATGAAATCCCTCCAGGTAATTATCGCAATACAAGGCCCAGTGGGCATGTACGGTATACACGGTGTGATCGTAATGGTACAATTGATCCCAGGGGTAAAAATCCATCCACTGTGCCATATCCTGAAATACGGCCTCAAAAGGATCACGGGGATTCATTGAGGTGAAAACCAGCGGGCCTACGGTACCGGAAGGTAACGGACGGAGGTGATCTTTATCGCTGGGGAAATCGGCGGTTTGTTCAAATTCCGGCATCGAGCGGTATTTCCCATCCAGGCCAAAACACCTGCCGTGGTACGGGCATTTGATCAGAGGGCCGGTCCTTGGTTCGTCAACCAGGAGGCTCGCGCGATGGGTACAGACATTCGACAGGACCTGTAGCCTGCCCTCACGTTGCGTCATGATCAGGGGAATGTCCAGGTAGCCGGGTAGGAGCTGTTCCGGGACCTGCGTATAACCGGATTGGAATCGGAGGTTATCTCCCAGCCATTGCCAGGTGTTGCGAAAGAGGTTTTTTCGCATGGTTTCAAACAAAACCTGGTCGGAATAAATGGAAGCAGGAAGGGTTTTGGCTTCCCGGATATCTGGTGCGATGCTGGTGATCATTCCCATGGTTGTTGTAGGATAGCGATACATGATTTGATCCCGTCCAGGAAATTCCCCAGACGCAGGTTTTCATTTGGGCTGTGCTGATTGTTGTCTCCGTTGACCAGGGGCACCAGCACTGCCGGGATCTTCAGGGTCTCCACGAATGGTGATATGGGCACCGACCCGCCTCCGGTCCGGATGCGTACCGGTTTTTCTCCGTGGGCCTGGGTTAGCGCGGCAGTAAGCCACAGATCGATGGGTGTGCCCAGGTCGGTGCGGAATGCATTGTATGAAATCTCACTGGAGAAGGAAACCAGTTTGCCATATTGTGCACGGTCTTCGTCGGTGGGCGGGCCGTCGCAGATGTGGTATCCCTGGTCTATGATCCACTGCCGGACCAGTCCGATCAACCGTTCCGGGTCACTTTCTTTGACCAGCCTCATGTCAAGATTTGCGGTGGCTTCAGACGGTACGATGGTCCTTGCCTGATTTCCGACCCAGCCGCAAGACATTCCGACAATATTCAGGGAAGGATATTGCAGGGCCTCCTGGAGTGTGTTTCCGACTTTATCCGGATGGGAGAATCCCAGCATGTGACCTATTTCAGCTGCATCATCCGGCGTGGCTTCCAGGTCTTTTCGTACGGCATCGGTGATCACGACACCGTCGTAATACCCGGGAATGATAACCCGCCCTTCTTTGTCCTTCATGGAAGCCAGCAATTGGGCCAGTTCGAGGGCCGGATTGGGTGCATAATTTCCATAGTGCCCGGAGTGCAGGGACATTTTGGGGCCATAGGTGGTTATATCCAGCGTAGCGATGCCCCGCGCGCCAAAGGACAGGGTCGGTTTGCCACTCGGGTGAACCGGACCATCCAGGATGATCAGGCGGTCGGCAGCAAGTTGATCCCGGTACTGGCTCACAGCTGCAGCCAGGTGGGGAGATCCCATTTCTTCCTCGGGATCCATGATGATCTTAATATTGAAAGGTATGGGCGTTCCGGATTTCTTCAAGGCGTCCATGGCATAAAAGAACATGATGCCAGGACTCTTATCATCAGAGGATGAACGTCCGAATATCCGCCATTCCGGGTCGATGTCCTGATTGAGTTGACCAATGTCCATCGTCTCCCAGCCATCGATCGTTGGCTTTTTTAAGGTTGGGGTAAATGGGTCGGACTGGTTCCATTTGCTGGGGTCAACCGGCTGACCGTCGATGTGCCAATAGACCAATAGGGTGGGTAATTTCGGGTCGTTTACCAGCGATGCGAAAACCAGGTCATGACCGGCATTGGGTAGGCGCTTTACGGTAAAGCCGCGCATTTCACATGCTTTCTGCATCCACAGGATGTTGGCTTCCATCTGCCCGGGCACATTGGCCACGTTGGGAATGGAAAGGTATTCGACGAGGGTCTGAAGGGCAGGATGGAGCTGCTGATCAGCCAGAGTCGCGATTTGTTTGGTGGACAGTGGCTGAGCCGCCAGGGACGTCATCCAAAGCAATGAAAAGGTCAATATTCGGATCTTCATTAAGAGAAAATTTTGCCATCCAAGATACAAAATCGATCAGGACTTGGGCACCTTACCCGTCCGGTGATGTTGGTCAGCCTTACAGGAGAAAGGATTGGTAAAGATGAACATCCGGTATATTCCTGTCTAAAAGAGTGCTATGGCTTGAAATACTGGCATGAAACCCATACATCCCACTAAAATGGCTTTTAACTTAGTCCTTATGATGCATCGCAATAGCTATCAGTCCGGATTGGTGTTTCTTATCTTGATGATACTGGCCAATTCATTTCTTGACGCACAGCAGCGCACGTACTGCAATCCAATGAACCTGGATTACGGATACACGCCGATACCAAATTTCAGCGAGCAGGGGCACCACCGGGCTACCGCGGATCCGGTCATTACCCGGTTTGAGGGGAAGTACTTTTTGTTTTCCACCAATCAATGGGGTTATTGGTGGAGTGACGATCTGTACCACTGGAACTTCATCCCCCGCCGCTTTCTTAAGCCGTGGCATCACGTCTACGACGAACTTTGTGCACCTGGCACGCTGGTATTGGGGGATACGCTGCTGGTCATAGGATCCACCCACGCCAAGAATTTCCCACTGTGGATGAGTACCAATCCCACCGTGGATGACTGGCATGAAGTGGTGGATTCTTTTGATGCAGGAGCCTGGGATCCCGGATTTTTCGCCGATGATGATGGCCGGGTCTACATCTATTGGGGAAGCAGTAATTTTTATCCCATGTATGGTCAGGAAATAGACCGACATACCTTCAAGCCCATAGGTGAGCGGGTGGAACTCATCCGCCTGCAGGACAGCATCCACGGATGGGAGCGGTTTGGCGAGTATGCAGACAACACCTTCCTGCGGCCATTTATGGAAGGCGCCTGGATGAACAAGCATGAGGGCAAGTATTACCTGCAATATGCCGCCCCGGGGACCGAGTTCAGCGGCTACGGCGATGGTGTCTACATCGGTGATCATCCTTTGGGTCCTTTTACCTACCAGGACCACAATCCGTTCGCTGCAAATCCCGGAGGGTTCACCCGTGGCGCCGGCCATGGTGCGACCTTTCAGGATGCTTACGGCCAATACTGGCACATCAGTACCATCATTCTGGGTGTGCGCAACAATTTTGAACGTAGGTTAGGTTTATGGCCTGCCGGATTTGATCAGGACGGCATACTGTATTGCAACACAGCTTATGGAGACTATCCCTACTACCTGCCGCAGCGTATGGATGATCATCTGAAGGGGCAGTTTACCGGCTGGATGTTATTGAATTATGGCAAGCCGGTACGGGTCTCCTCTACCCTGGGCGGGTATTATCCGAATTATGCCGTCGATGAGGACATGAAGACCTACTGGAGCGCCGTATCCGGAGCACCTGGCGAGTGGATTGAGTCGGATTTGGGAAAAGTGTGTTCCGTGCAGGCGGTACAGATCAATTATGCGGACCAGGATGTTCCCTTTCTGGGTAAACAAGACACCATTTACCACCAATATGTGCTTTCGTATTCTGTCGATGGAAATCACTGGGAGATCCTGGCGGATAAATCCGAAAACCATACGGATGTGCCACACGATTACATTGAACTGCCGGTTCCTGTCCAGGCCCGTTATTTAAGATTGTCCAATTTGCACGTTCCGGACGGTAAATTCGCCATCAGCGGTCTGCGGGCATTCGGGAAGGCGCCCGGAGCAGTACCAGACCCGGTAAAGCATTTTATTGTTTTGCGTGGTGATTCCGAGCGCCGCAACGCCTGGCTGAAGTGGCAATGGATGGATGATGCCCAGGGCTATGTGATCTATTCCGGCATTGCACCCGATAAATTGTACAACTCAGTGATGATTTACGGTAAGAACGAATATTACTTCACCGCCATGGACCGTGACCGGACCTATTATTTTGCTATTGAACCTTTTAATGAAAGCGGTATCGGACCGCGCTCGCCGGTTATTAAGGTCGAATAAGCTGAGGAAATTTTGAAGGGTGATGGCTGAGGGTTGAAGGCGCTCTGTTCCCATTCTTGGCGTTAATGCTTGTGTTCAGCATAATGCTTCCGGAGCAGGTCCTCCCCGAAGTCATTGCCTTTTTCCCGCCAGATTGAGTGGATGTGATTGGCATTGTTTTGAAATCCCACATTATCAAATTCGATGATAAAATCCGGACTATGGATGACATAATAGTGCGGCTTTTGCACCTCATAGCTGCCAACCCAGGCAAAATAGATGTTATCAACGCCGGATTTTTGCAAAAGATCAAGATAGAAATGGGCTTTCATGTGCTCCAGGTTATGGACGTATTCTCCGATCAGGTCCTCCAGTAAGGCACGTTGCACAGGCGTCAGTTCACTTCCTTTAATCCCCTGGTAGGTCGTCAATCGTTGAGGGGCATCGGGATTGGTGATGATGTCTTGTGGGGTGTCCATGCTGATGGTGGCCATCGCTTGTTGTTCGGCGGTTAGCGAATGGATCAGGTCAAAACCGTAATCTTCTTCCTTGCTCAATACCCGCAAGCCTGCATAGGTGGTTATTTCTACCTCCGCCGGATCGGTGCCGAGGAAGAGAGGCGTAACCGAATAGAAATCACCGACTACGGAAAGATTAACGGATATGTGATGTCCTTCCAGTTTAAAACCCCAAACCGTTTCAGTTGTGGGGTCACCCCAAAATGCGAGGTAATAATTGTCAAACCCCCAGTTCAGTCCTTGGATTGCTTCAATTTCAGATGCGGGTACCAGATTTCTTTTAATGGCTTCATCGTAAACCTGGTTAAGGATGTCATCCAGTCGCATGATGCTGGTGATTTTGAGATATCCCTGGGAACTTAAGAGTGTTGTGAGCAGTCTATGCAACAGGATCTTGCTTTCTTCGGATAGCGTTCCGTACTGCAAGCCGGGGCGTGGTGCCAATCCTACCGGTAGATTGGTCCATTTAACCCGTTGGGTATCGGTGAAGTGAAACTGGATGGCCGCAACCTGATCTTCAGTCAGGGAAGTTCTGAATGCCACCGAAGCAGATTGCAAATCTTCCACGGTCTGTCCATTCAGCAGGGAAATACTTGTGAATAGGCAAACCAGCCAGGTACAGGTTGATTTCATTGGTTTTTTGGTGTTTTGATTTATTATTTGAATATAATCATATTCTCCGATCGACAGAATGAGTTCCCAAGCGGATTTCAGTATAAGAAAAGAGCCGGAGGCTCGATACATCTTGTAGCGGTGGATTTTGGTTCGCCGGTTATGTGCCGATCCTATGGATCTCAAGCTTAGGAAGGTTGCTGTCCCTGGATTAAAATCCATGGCAACAAAATGAACCGTGGCTACGCCACTCGAATTAGCATCGAGAATTATTGCAATTTCAATCCTGAGAAGAGAAAGAGCCGGAGGCTCGATACATCTTGTAGCGGCGGATTTCAATCCGCTGAAATAATGAAACACCGAAGACGGAGTGCTGTAGGCATGGCAGATTTCTTTTATGCTCAGCATATTAAAATCCAGGTCAATAAAAATGAACCGTGGCTACGCCACTCAAAGGGCTGACTCGGATTTCTATACTAAGTAAGCTACAAGTTGGATTAAGGTGTTGCGATAAAGAAAATCGACTTATAGGGTGAATAATGTGAACATCAGTTCCCACGAAAGATCAGAGCCGGAGGCTCGACACATCTTGTAGCGGCGGTTTTTGTTTCACCGGTTATGTGCCGATCCTATGGATCTCAAGCTTAGGAAGGCTGCAGCCCCTGGATTAAAATCCAGGGCAACAAAATGATCCGTGGCTACGCCACTCGAGGACCTGAGAAGAGAAAGAGCCGGAGGCTCGACACATCTTGTAGCGGCGGATTTTAATCCGCTGAAAAAATGTAACAACGAAGACGGAGTGCTGTAGGCACGGCACATTTCTTTTATGCTCAGCGTATTAAAATCCAGGGCAAAAATTTGATCCGTGACTACGCCACTCGAGGACCTGAAGAGAAAGAGCCGGAGTCTCGACACTTCTTGTAACGGCGGATATTAATCCGCTAAAAAAATTCCAGGATATTTGTTTATTCTAAGTCTTTAAATAGATATTGATCATCGAAATTAATATTGAATTTTTCAAGCAAGTCTATATACTCCTCCCTGAAAGTAAAATTGCGATGATGCTCCTCCTGTCTTTTAATATATTTAATAACATCATCTATTTGAGATTTCCCATATGAAAATACTCCATAACCATTTTGCCAATTGAAGCGATGCTTTGTCAATGACTGATCATTAATAAATTTTGATGATTTGGCCTTCACTGATTTCATAAGTTCAGCTATTGAAATTGATGGCTTCAATGATAAAAAACAATGCACATGATCCTCAACACCATTAACAATTATATTTCTGCAACCACATTCATTGATTAAATTACCTATTACAGCGAATAACTGGCTTCTCCATGTCGGGTCAATAATTGCAGCTCTGTATTTTACCGCAAATACAACTTGCAAGTAAATTTGGTGGTAAGTATTAGCCATGATATTCGATTGCTTATGGGTTGATAAATGTTGCTTACTAATATAATTAATTATCGGGAATATTTATTAACAGATGTGCCGATCCGCTGGATCTCAAGCTTAGGAAGCCTGCTGTCCCTGGATTAAAATCCAGGGCAACTAAATGATCCGTGGCTACGCCACTCGAGGACCTGAAGAGAAAGAGCCAGAGGCTCGACACATCTTGTAGCGGCGGATTTCAATCCGCTGAAATAATGAAACACCGAAGACGGAGTGCTGTAGGCACGGCAGATTTCTTTTATGCTCAGCATATTAAAATCCAGGTCAATAAAATGATCCGTGGCTACGCCACTCGAATTAGCATCGTGAATTATTGCAATTTCAATCCTGAGATGGGCAAGAGCCGGAGGCTCGACACATCTTGTAGCGGCGGTTTTTGGTTCACCGGTTATGTGCCGATCCGCTGGATCTCAAGCTTAGGAAGGCTGCAGCCCCTGGATTAAAATCCAGGGCAACAAAATGTTTCCGTGGCTACGCCACTCGAGGACCTGAATAGAAAGAGCCAGAGGCTCGACACATCTTGTAGCGGCGGATTTCAATCCGCTGAAATAATGAAACACCGAAGACGGAGTGCTGTAGGCACGGCAGATTTCTTTTATGCTCAGCATATTAAAATCCAGGGCAACAAAATATTTCCGTGACTATGCCACTCGAATTAGCATTGTGAATTATTGCAATTTCAATCCTGAGATGGGCAAGAGCCGGAGGCTCGACACATCTTGTAGCGGCGGTTTTTGGTTCACCGGTTATGTGCCGATCCGCTGGATCTCAAGCTTAGGAAGGCTGCAGCCCCTGGATTAAAATCCAGGGCAACAAAATGTTTCCGTGGCTACGCCACTCAAAGGGCTGACTCGGATTTCTATACTAAGTAAGCTACAAGTTGGATTAAGGTGTTGCGATGAAGACAATCAACTTATAGGGTGAATAATATGAACATCTGTTCCCACGAAAGATCAGAGCCGGAGGCTCGACACATCTTGTAGCGGCGGATTTTAATCCGCCGAAATAATGAAACAACAAACACGGAGTGCTGTAGGCACGGCACATTTCCCTCGCAAAAAGGTTATTATCACGAGATCAAGGTAATTTGCTTCCGGTATGCATTTAGATATCCTTCGATGCCCTGAAGGCCACCGGTATGGATCAGGACAATCCTGGAATCCTCAGGGAAAAAGCCACCTTGTACCAGGTCTTCCAGGGCCAAAGCCATTTTTGCAGTATACACCGGGTCCAGAGGGGCCTGATATTGCGCTACCCACAACTTCATGATTCGGATGATTTCCGGATGGTATTTCCCAAAACCACCAAAATGATAATCATGGTTCAGTTGCCATGTTGACCGTTCAGCCAACCGGGGAAAACGACCGATCAGATCTTCTCTCATGGCCGCTGCCTTCATGGGCACCACACCGATGATCCGGACCCGCTCCGGTAGCCTCATGACCAGGCCGGCGATGGTGCCTCCACTTCCGACTGGAACCATAATATGAGTCGTCCCAGGCAATTGTTCCATAATCTCTTCCGCGAGCTCCCCGACGCCATTTAAAGCCAGCTCATCGGTTCCTCCTTCCGGGATGATCATCCATCCATCCCTGATGCCGACCAGGCGTTTTTGCACCCGGTATTCGTCTGTATTCGTGGTTTTGATCTGTACGCCCCAGCGGGTTAATGCGTCCAGGGTAGGCGTCATCGGCAGAGGATCATGGCCTCTGATGTATGCGATAAGGGGAATATCCCATTCATGACATAATGCGCCCAGTGCAAACAGGTGATTGGAGTGGATGCCTCCGTAGGAGATCATTCCGGAGAAATTTCCTGCATTGTAGACAGCCAGATGGTATTTGAGCTTGCGCCATTTATTGCCGCCCCATAGCGGATGAATCAGGTCGTCACGCTTGATGTAAATCGTACTCGATCCCGGAATCGCAATACGATCAAGGGGGCTGGGGATCCTTATACCGCCCATGGTTAAGGCGTAAGGATGATTAACTTCTTGGTGGTTATGGTTTCCCCTTGTTCGGAAAGCAAACGGTAGAAATAGGTTCCCTCAGGCAGGAAAGTCAGATCAACCGGTATGGATTTATTCTGATCCAGGTAGTAAGTCTGGGTCCAGTATTGTTTACCCAGTACATTGGTGATATTCAGTTTATAATATCCTCTGGGAAGATTGATGAAGTCAAATCGCAGCTTGCCCAGGGTAGGATTGGGATAGGCATAAATATCCGGAAGTGATTTGCTGATCCTGGACACATTATTCAGATAAGGATAGGAAGCATATTGTACTTTATTAATGCGGTTGGAAGCCGGGTTAACCCAAAATTCAGCGACGGGAACCTTGGACTCGTTGGATAAGAAGAGAATGCGTTTGGTTGAATCGGGCTGCATAAAGCGCTGCTCTTTAAAGAGGTCCGATACATTTTGCC encodes the following:
- a CDS encoding pyridoxal-phosphate dependent enzyme, whose amino-acid sequence is MGGIRIPSPLDRIAIPGSSTIYIKRDDLIHPLWGGNKWRKLKYHLAVYNAGNFSGMISYGGIHSNHLFALGALCHEWDIPLIAYIRGHDPLPMTPTLDALTRWGVQIKTTNTDEYRVQKRLVGIRDGWMIIPEGGTDELALNGVGELAEEIMEQLPGTTHIMVPVGSGGTIAGLVMRLPERVRIIGVVPMKAAAMREDLIGRFPRLAERSTWQLNHDYHFGGFGKYHPEIIRIMKLWVAQYQAPLDPVYTAKMALALEDLVQGGFFPEDSRIVLIHTGGLQGIEGYLNAYRKQITLIS
- a CDS encoding M20/M25/M40 family metallo-hydrolase, producing the protein MKIRILTFSLLWMTSLAAQPLSTKQIATLADQQLHPALQTLVEYLSIPNVANVPGQMEANILWMQKACEMRGFTVKRLPNAGHDLVFASLVNDPKLPTLLVYWHIDGQPVDPSKWNQSDPFTPTLKKPTIDGWETMDIGQLNQDIDPEWRIFGRSSSDDKSPGIMFFYAMDALKKSGTPIPFNIKIIMDPEEEMGSPHLAAAVSQYRDQLAADRLIILDGPVHPSGKPTLSFGARGIATLDITTYGPKMSLHSGHYGNYAPNPALELAQLLASMKDKEGRVIIPGYYDGVVITDAVRKDLEATPDDAAEIGHMLGFSHPDKVGNTLQEALQYPSLNIVGMSCGWVGNQARTIVPSEATANLDMRLVKESDPERLIGLVRQWIIDQGYHICDGPPTDEDRAQYGKLVSFSSEISYNAFRTDLGTPIDLWLTAALTQAHGEKPVRIRTGGGSVPISPFVETLKIPAVLVPLVNGDNNQHSPNENLRLGNFLDGIKSCIAILQQPWE
- a CDS encoding CDP-alcohol phosphatidyltransferase family protein, translated to MLAGTTLFAWSGKVWPVVTLGIVSFLDLIIRNPDAFWIDSRWGTSRANWVTLLRHDGLAVLLLFGSSWHPWLQGGFLTILALLDILDGYWARIDHKSSLLGGYLDKETDGLFMLYSGMLLVNTQLLPPWILAVGLLRYLYVLLALPWLQDRSRPERRDPVGRTIAVVLMIGMISPFYMAFSWYRGVMAGVVALAIFSFVRSIIRSLASA
- a CDS encoding family 43 glycosylhydrolase — its product is MMHRNSYQSGLVFLILMILANSFLDAQQRTYCNPMNLDYGYTPIPNFSEQGHHRATADPVITRFEGKYFLFSTNQWGYWWSDDLYHWNFIPRRFLKPWHHVYDELCAPGTLVLGDTLLVIGSTHAKNFPLWMSTNPTVDDWHEVVDSFDAGAWDPGFFADDDGRVYIYWGSSNFYPMYGQEIDRHTFKPIGERVELIRLQDSIHGWERFGEYADNTFLRPFMEGAWMNKHEGKYYLQYAAPGTEFSGYGDGVYIGDHPLGPFTYQDHNPFAANPGGFTRGAGHGATFQDAYGQYWHISTIILGVRNNFERRLGLWPAGFDQDGILYCNTAYGDYPYYLPQRMDDHLKGQFTGWMLLNYGKPVRVSSTLGGYYPNYAVDEDMKTYWSAVSGAPGEWIESDLGKVCSVQAVQINYADQDVPFLGKQDTIYHQYVLSYSVDGNHWEILADKSENHTDVPHDYIELPVPVQARYLRLSNLHVPDGKFAISGLRAFGKAPGAVPDPVKHFIVLRGDSERRNAWLKWQWMDDAQGYVIYSGIAPDKLYNSVMIYGKNEYYFTAMDRDRTYYFAIEPFNESGIGPRSPVIKVE
- a CDS encoding DUF3500 domain-containing protein, with protein sequence MKSTCTWLVCLFTSISLLNGQTVEDLQSASVAFRTSLTEDQVAAIQFHFTDTQRVKWTNLPVGLAPRPGLQYGTLSEESKILLHRLLTTLLSSQGYLKITSIMRLDDILNQVYDEAIKRNLVPASEIEAIQGLNWGFDNYYLAFWGDPTTETVWGFKLEGHHISVNLSVVGDFYSVTPLFLGTDPAEVEITTYAGLRVLSKEEDYGFDLIHSLTAEQQAMATISMDTPQDIITNPDAPQRLTTYQGIKGSELTPVQRALLEDLIGEYVHNLEHMKAHFYLDLLQKSGVDNIYFAWVGSYEVQKPHYYVIHSPDFIIEFDNVGFQNNANHIHSIWREKGNDFGEDLLRKHYAEHKH
- the tnpA gene encoding IS200/IS605 family transposase, which encodes MANTYHQIYLQVVFAVKYRAAIIDPTWRSQLFAVIGNLINECGCRNIIVNGVEDHVHCFLSLKPSISIAELMKSVKAKSSKFINDQSLTKHRFNWQNGYGVFSYGKSQIDDVIKYIKRQEEHHRNFTFREEYIDLLEKFNINFDDQYLFKDLE
- a CDS encoding Rieske 2Fe-2S domain-containing protein — protein: MYRYPTTTMGMITSIAPDIREAKTLPASIYSDQVLFETMRKNLFRNTWQWLGDNLRFQSGYTQVPEQLLPGYLDIPLIMTQREGRLQVLSNVCTHRASLLVDEPRTGPLIKCPYHGRCFGLDGKYRSMPEFEQTADFPSDKDHLRPLPSGTVGPLVFTSMNPRDPFEAVFQDMAQWMDFYPWDQLYHYDHTVYTVHAHWALYCDNYLEGFHVPYVHPGLNANLDMPSYETRLFPHSNLQIGIAGPDQPHLSIPASHAFGDKQVYAFYWWVFPNMMFNFYPWGLSMNVVTPETPTLTRIHYHTYLMKDADPEAFHRTGIHQTELEDEAIVEKVQQGINSGLYEYGRFSATQEKGVHHFHQLLSQWIK